The following proteins are encoded in a genomic region of Chitinispirillum alkaliphilum:
- a CDS encoding peptide chain release factor 2 — translation MNYILPGYFCVIYDFTVRKIQLLPIGFKTMDSRHKIHIPHSDEELIQQCDVQTFRSGGKGGQHVNKTESGVRIVHRPTGIVVVCRRERSQHINRKHCLFRLRKKLQEMNREEKPRIPTRVPTSSVRKRREQKEATGKKKKLRKKIFPEE, via the coding sequence ATGAATTATATACTTCCTGGATATTTCTGTGTAATATATGATTTTACAGTCAGAAAAATTCAGCTTTTACCGATAGGTTTTAAGACTATGGACTCCAGGCATAAAATTCACATTCCTCACTCAGATGAAGAACTAATACAGCAGTGTGATGTACAAACGTTCAGAAGCGGTGGAAAGGGGGGACAACATGTAAACAAAACTGAATCAGGAGTACGGATTGTCCATCGTCCGACCGGTATTGTAGTGGTATGCAGACGGGAACGAAGTCAGCATATCAATCGTAAACATTGTCTGTTTCGCCTGAGAAAAAAACTTCAGGAAATGAATCGCGAAGAAAAACCGAGAATTCCCACCCGGGTGCCCACTTCTTCTGTCAGAAAAAGAAGAGAGCAAAAGGAAGCTACCGGGAAGAAAAAGAAACTCCGGAAAAAAATATTCCCGGAGGAGTGA
- a CDS encoding 3-oxoacyl-[acyl-carrier protein] reductase gives MSSINEMLNLRNKVAVITGAAKGIGSAISRRFAEAGADLFLTDINSEELASIASQISNNFGCTVRTRVSDLSSPNSAKLLIEEALSTYSRVDILVNNAGIFPSTFTLDIEEGEWDRVLNTNLKSPYIASREFAKFLKSQKLPGVILNILSVSAITSAGNSTHYVASKHGLAGVTKSMASELGPFGIRCLALAPTMIDTPGLWASAEGSDEEIEELKSYGKSIPLGREGQPDEVATVALFAVSDLAKYLSGIIIPVDGGDLAR, from the coding sequence ATGAGCAGTATAAATGAGATGCTGAACCTAAGGAATAAAGTAGCTGTTATTACCGGTGCAGCCAAAGGGATAGGGTCAGCTATTTCGAGGCGATTCGCCGAAGCTGGAGCGGATCTTTTTCTAACTGATATAAATTCAGAGGAACTGGCAAGTATCGCCAGCCAAATCAGTAACAATTTTGGCTGCACTGTCCGCACCAGAGTAAGCGACCTTTCATCCCCCAATTCAGCCAAGTTACTGATTGAAGAAGCTCTGAGTACATACAGCCGTGTGGATATACTTGTAAACAATGCAGGAATATTCCCATCCACATTTACTCTTGATATCGAAGAGGGCGAGTGGGACAGAGTATTAAATACCAACCTGAAATCACCGTATATTGCGTCCAGAGAATTTGCAAAATTTTTGAAAAGTCAAAAACTCCCGGGAGTAATACTTAACATATTATCAGTTTCTGCGATTACAAGTGCTGGCAACTCCACTCACTATGTTGCATCCAAACATGGCCTTGCCGGAGTGACCAAAAGCATGGCCTCAGAGCTTGGCCCTTTTGGGATCAGATGTCTGGCTCTTGCACCAACTATGATAGACACTCCGGGGTTATGGGCCAGCGCAGAAGGTTCAGATGAAGAGATCGAAGAATTGAAATCGTACGGCAAATCCATTCCCCTGGGCCGGGAAGGTCAGCCCGATGAAGTTGCAACTGTTGCCCTTTTCGCAGTGAGCGATTTGGCTAAATATCTTTCAGGAATTATTATCCCGGTAGATGGAGGGGATCTTGCCAGATAA
- a CDS encoding betaine aldehyde dehydrogenase, translating into MSSLSIDQLCLYQRDFFRTGAIFSYKFRKSALQNLMNSINNYESKILRALYLDLRKSETDAFTNEVGIIYKEIKHVLKHLKKWMSPEKTAIETFLLPGSGLIYKEPYGNTLIISPWNYPFQLVIAPLIAAISGGNTALIKPSEFAPNTSGVITELISKNFDPQFLAVVNGGVEETKVLLKHPFDKIFFTGSTAVGKLVMKAAAENLTPVALELGGKSPAIVDRNAKLDTAAKKIVWGKFNNAGQTCIAPDYVLVDQSVAEEFIEKIKSTIIKFYGENPQSSNDYSRIINESHVNRLSKLIDCKKVVHGGTTDPEDKFIAPTIMTNVSLDDPVMKEEVFGPILPVLTYTTIDEAIGIIRTFTKPLALYLFTMNKKLQNRIIRQISFGGGGINTTVLHAASSYLPFGGIGHSGCGSYHGKAGFDEFTHKKSVLKQSSRLDPGLNYPGKKISLKLIRKVF; encoded by the coding sequence ATGAGCTCCTTATCAATAGATCAGCTTTGCCTGTATCAAAGAGATTTTTTCAGAACGGGTGCAATATTCTCCTATAAATTCAGAAAATCTGCACTTCAAAATCTGATGAATTCAATAAACAATTACGAAAGTAAGATACTGAGAGCATTGTATCTCGATTTGAGGAAGTCAGAAACCGACGCTTTTACGAACGAAGTTGGTATAATATACAAAGAAATCAAACACGTTTTAAAGCATCTGAAAAAATGGATGTCTCCGGAGAAAACTGCTATTGAAACATTTCTTCTCCCCGGATCAGGATTAATTTACAAAGAGCCCTATGGAAACACACTAATCATATCTCCATGGAATTACCCCTTTCAGTTGGTTATCGCTCCGCTTATAGCAGCCATTTCAGGCGGCAATACAGCATTGATAAAACCTTCTGAGTTCGCCCCAAACACTTCGGGTGTAATTACAGAGCTCATTTCCAAAAATTTCGACCCCCAGTTTCTTGCGGTAGTTAATGGTGGTGTAGAAGAGACAAAAGTTTTACTCAAACATCCTTTTGACAAAATCTTTTTTACCGGAAGTACAGCAGTTGGCAAACTGGTGATGAAGGCTGCGGCAGAAAACCTTACCCCCGTAGCTCTTGAACTCGGAGGTAAAAGCCCCGCCATTGTTGACAGAAATGCCAAATTGGACACAGCAGCAAAAAAGATTGTATGGGGTAAGTTCAACAATGCGGGTCAAACCTGCATCGCTCCCGATTATGTTCTGGTGGACCAATCCGTCGCCGAAGAATTCATTGAAAAGATAAAAAGTACTATAATAAAATTCTATGGTGAAAACCCGCAATCCTCCAATGATTACAGCAGAATTATAAATGAAAGCCACGTTAACAGATTGTCAAAATTGATTGATTGCAAAAAAGTCGTACACGGTGGCACAACAGATCCTGAGGACAAATTCATAGCCCCCACTATTATGACAAATGTGAGTCTTGATGATCCTGTGATGAAAGAAGAAGTTTTTGGCCCTATTCTTCCGGTCTTAACCTACACTACTATTGATGAAGCGATTGGGATAATCCGCACCTTTACCAAACCACTGGCACTGTATCTCTTCACGATGAATAAGAAACTGCAAAACCGCATTATAAGGCAAATTTCCTTTGGCGGTGGTGGTATCAACACAACCGTTCTACATGCTGCATCAAGCTATCTTCCATTTGGAGGAATCGGCCATAGCGGATGTGGGAGTTATCATGGCAAAGCTGGTTTTGATGAATTTACACATAAAAAGTCGGTGCTGAAACAATCATCAAGACTGGATCCGGGACTGAATTATCCTGGCAAAAAGATATCCCTGAAGCTGATCAGAAAAGTTTTTTGA
- a CDS encoding polysaccharide deacetylase, producing the protein MFNKYCTLLLVFVILFFRYANSSDYAFPSHMPPGGKSPSEVNQYIVFNFDDNAYSGLSGTQFEPDPRVAEANWQNSGFVGQQASACGLSIEAGEMGLSWALSTLAGGQADPGYPTFDADTEYPPGTIVGFQGTLYQSNRWVHGSEGNPQVNTSGWENRGPASTGGGSRSRTNPDGSNIRFTFSMLSGLFVDTWGAEWTSRESKFGYFVPSSHESRDHDRIAVSWGREMGIGSSQGSYDIQPNQLVAVVKQAIEAGHEIADHTIDHMESNSPLPGDNPLHNNTWNQEMGFGRWGNEGFNATDENVTPWGTFRESESFGQPVGHTAQTRGWTMYAGRFISQNAWEGLLRLSLEQYDTYLSGTSGYTRPVGFRAPRLEGNSAMLFALKAQGYLYDCSVEAGYEPNMDGTNAPWPFTTDNGIPNKAYQISAGWGKTHDHERGHHGHPYDSAPAGLWQLPVQVMVVPENLRDQVWVNHARIRSASPDGQFRNTQDSLDTYNSFIDDGKIIGFDFNMLILWGMTAHTWLETMKHNLELRMNNNKAPLLYGANTDYYTPIYDHATLLEDFNRSSYGLVVTEGWNTWVDRRDAMEGFVDWAVAQGAYFVDGVTLIEKIREMQQNEVFGEESDLLSEWNFQTDDLESGSSVASFTGVLDNATVTVSERSGEKIPNPSYITTFPAGELSKLTHISLNYKTSAPLSLRLVRSNGDAWEVILANMVDRFVESGRIPINAFKPDWYAEHNDPLDPGEINSIQIKLITDSNVSQIHSLSLAEIKLYGAEITIEEPVLEIADPVITDEKQTSARVSANLLQLGTTNPLSHGFAWSTEQYPTISNDTIDIGTVSETGIFSSVLTDLTPGTLYYVRAYAIDSKGTTYSSQVSFTTVKEDQNITFGTLQSVVYGEPSFELTASSTSGLPLTFTSSNSSVASVDGVRVTIHNAGSTMITASQEGNSNFNPAESIARELLVKKRAISVTADFQTKVYGDEDPELSFVITDGSLVGEDALSGSLSWDEGESVGEYKIHQNTLGAGSNYNLTFTEGVLEVVPRDLTIEADFQTKVYGDEDPELSFVITDGSLVGEDALSGSLSRDEGESVGEYKISQNTLGAGSNYNLTFTEGVLEIVPRDLTIEADFQTKVYGDEDPELSFVITDGSLVGEDALSGSLFREEGESVGEYKISQNTLTGGLNYNIEYRENVLRVIPKQLIITACDKSKVQGETDPDFTVTYKGFVFDDDSTAVSNLRIIREEGELPGIYQIVPFRATAPNYVISFVNGTLTIELQTFIFNRTPRNRSGNSENGIRIVSNPVRRYENQAEFRVVTDGNADIKISVYDNNGNLINQQGWVGQPRNSQNPFVWDLRTIQGTRVSTGSYLIVAQVRSQATGRIEIYRAILGVQR; encoded by the coding sequence GTGTTTAACAAATACTGTACATTACTACTCGTTTTTGTAATTTTGTTTTTCAGATATGCAAACAGCAGTGATTATGCTTTCCCTTCACACATGCCCCCGGGGGGAAAGAGTCCAAGTGAGGTAAATCAGTACATTGTCTTCAATTTCGACGACAATGCGTATTCTGGGTTGTCCGGAACCCAGTTTGAACCGGACCCAAGGGTTGCTGAGGCAAACTGGCAAAATTCAGGGTTTGTGGGTCAGCAGGCTTCTGCCTGTGGTCTTAGTATTGAGGCTGGGGAAATGGGTTTGTCCTGGGCTTTAAGTACTCTCGCCGGTGGTCAGGCTGATCCTGGTTATCCGACTTTTGATGCTGATACAGAGTATCCGCCCGGCACTATAGTTGGTTTTCAGGGTACATTGTACCAGTCAAACAGGTGGGTTCACGGCAGTGAGGGTAATCCCCAGGTAAACACATCAGGCTGGGAAAATCGAGGCCCTGCATCTACCGGTGGCGGCAGCCGCTCAAGAACCAATCCCGACGGTTCAAACATCAGGTTTACTTTCAGTATGCTGTCAGGTCTCTTTGTAGACACCTGGGGTGCTGAGTGGACTTCGAGAGAAAGTAAGTTCGGGTATTTTGTTCCTTCATCCCATGAAAGCAGAGATCACGACAGAATTGCAGTTTCCTGGGGTAGGGAGATGGGTATCGGTTCCAGTCAGGGTTCTTACGACATTCAGCCAAACCAGCTTGTTGCTGTGGTAAAGCAGGCTATTGAAGCAGGGCATGAAATTGCAGACCATACTATCGACCACATGGAGAGTAACTCGCCGCTTCCAGGTGACAATCCATTACACAATAACACCTGGAACCAGGAGATGGGTTTTGGCAGATGGGGTAACGAAGGGTTCAACGCCACAGATGAAAACGTAACCCCATGGGGTACTTTTCGCGAATCTGAGAGTTTCGGTCAGCCTGTAGGGCATACAGCCCAGACCCGTGGCTGGACAATGTATGCGGGTCGATTTATCTCTCAGAACGCCTGGGAGGGACTCCTTAGGCTCTCACTTGAACAGTATGACACCTATCTTTCAGGAACTTCCGGTTATACCCGTCCTGTAGGTTTCAGAGCTCCGCGTCTGGAGGGTAACTCAGCCATGCTTTTTGCATTAAAGGCTCAGGGATACCTATACGACTGCTCTGTTGAAGCCGGGTATGAGCCCAACATGGATGGTACAAATGCACCATGGCCATTCACCACAGATAACGGTATACCCAATAAGGCATACCAGATCAGTGCCGGTTGGGGTAAAACACATGACCATGAAAGAGGACACCATGGTCATCCATATGACTCAGCTCCTGCAGGACTGTGGCAACTTCCTGTACAGGTAATGGTTGTTCCTGAGAATCTGCGTGATCAGGTTTGGGTTAACCATGCACGTATCAGATCTGCTTCACCAGACGGTCAGTTCAGAAATACTCAGGATTCACTGGATACATACAATTCATTCATAGATGATGGTAAGATCATAGGATTTGACTTCAACATGCTCATCCTTTGGGGTATGACTGCACACACATGGCTTGAAACCATGAAACACAACCTCGAATTGAGGATGAATAACAACAAGGCACCTCTTCTTTACGGTGCTAACACAGACTATTATACACCAATATACGACCATGCTACACTGCTGGAAGATTTTAATAGATCTTCTTACGGTCTTGTGGTAACAGAGGGCTGGAACACCTGGGTCGACCGCAGGGATGCAATGGAAGGTTTTGTTGACTGGGCAGTTGCACAGGGTGCTTACTTTGTGGATGGTGTAACTCTGATCGAAAAAATCAGAGAAATGCAGCAGAATGAAGTGTTTGGTGAAGAATCTGATTTGCTCTCAGAATGGAATTTTCAAACCGACGATCTGGAGTCGGGTTCTTCTGTAGCATCTTTCACAGGAGTTCTTGATAATGCAACTGTTACAGTTTCTGAAAGATCGGGAGAAAAAATTCCTAACCCATCATATATCACTACGTTTCCGGCAGGAGAGCTGAGTAAATTAACACACATTTCTCTTAATTACAAAACCAGTGCCCCCCTTTCCTTAAGGTTAGTCAGATCAAACGGGGATGCCTGGGAAGTGATACTTGCAAATATGGTGGATCGGTTTGTTGAGAGCGGCAGAATACCTATTAATGCTTTCAAGCCGGATTGGTATGCAGAGCACAATGACCCTCTCGATCCGGGTGAAATTAATTCGATTCAGATTAAACTGATAACGGACTCAAACGTTTCACAAATACACTCACTCTCCCTGGCAGAAATCAAATTATACGGGGCTGAAATTACAATCGAGGAACCGGTTTTAGAAATTGCAGATCCGGTGATAACTGACGAGAAACAGACGTCTGCACGGGTAAGTGCAAACCTTCTGCAGCTTGGAACCACAAATCCACTATCACACGGATTTGCATGGAGTACGGAGCAATATCCAACAATCTCGAATGATACGATAGATATTGGTACAGTTTCCGAGACCGGCATATTCAGCAGTGTACTTACAGACCTTACACCGGGAACATTATATTATGTCAGGGCATACGCTATAGATTCAAAGGGAACCACTTACAGTTCTCAGGTTTCTTTTACTACTGTAAAAGAAGATCAGAACATTACATTCGGGACGTTGCAGTCCGTTGTATACGGGGAACCTTCATTTGAACTTACAGCTTCTTCTACCTCCGGGTTGCCATTAACTTTCACCAGTTCCAACAGTTCAGTTGCTTCTGTAGATGGGGTCAGGGTCACTATTCACAATGCGGGTTCAACAATGATCACCGCCTCTCAGGAGGGGAACTCAAATTTCAATCCAGCAGAGAGCATCGCACGGGAGTTGCTTGTGAAAAAAAGAGCAATTTCTGTTACAGCTGACTTTCAGACTAAAGTTTATGGTGATGAAGATCCTGAGCTTAGCTTTGTAATCACCGATGGATCACTTGTCGGGGAAGATGCTCTCAGTGGTTCTCTTTCCTGGGATGAGGGAGAGAGTGTTGGTGAGTATAAAATCCATCAGAACACACTTGGAGCCGGATCAAACTACAACCTTACCTTTACAGAAGGAGTGCTGGAAGTTGTCCCGAGGGACTTAACCATAGAAGCTGATTTTCAGACTAAAGTTTATGGTGATGAAGATCCTGAGCTTAGCTTTGTAATCACCGATGGATCACTTGTCGGGGAAGATGCTCTCAGTGGTTCTCTTTCCCGGGATGAGGGAGAGAGTGTCGGTGAGTATAAAATCAGTCAGAACACACTTGGAGCCGGATCAAACTACAACCTTACCTTTACAGAAGGAGTGCTGGAAATTGTCCCGAGGGACTTAACCATAGAAGCTGATTTTCAGACTAAAGTTTATGGTGATGAAGATCCTGAGCTTAGCTTTGTAATCACCGATGGATCACTTGTCGGGGAAGATGCTCTCAGTGGTTCTCTTTTCCGGGAGGAGGGAGAGAGTGTTGGAGAGTATAAAATCAGTCAGAACACTCTTACGGGAGGCCTGAACTACAATATTGAGTATAGGGAGAATGTATTAAGGGTCATTCCCAAACAGCTTATCATAACGGCCTGCGACAAAAGTAAGGTTCAGGGTGAGACAGACCCAGATTTTACCGTAACATATAAAGGATTTGTGTTTGATGATGATTCAACTGCAGTCTCAAATCTTCGAATTATTCGTGAAGAGGGAGAACTGCCGGGAATCTATCAGATCGTTCCTTTTAGAGCTACGGCACCAAATTACGTTATAAGTTTTGTGAATGGAACACTGACCATTGAACTGCAAACTTTTATTTTCAATCGAACACCCCGTAACCGATCCGGAAATTCGGAAAACGGGATTCGCATTGTCTCAAATCCAGTGCGCAGATATGAAAATCAGGCAGAGTTTCGAGTTGTTACAGATGGCAATGCAGATATAAAGATATCTGTATACGACAATAACGGAAATCTGATCAATCAGCAGGGATGGGTGGGTCAACCGAGAAACTCTCAGAATCCCTTTGTCTGGGACTTAAGAACTATACAGGGTACACGTGTTTCAACCGGATCTTATCTCATAGTTGCTCAGGTGAGATCTCAGGCTACAGGTAGAATTGAGATATATCGTGCTATACTGGGTGTACAGCGTTGA
- a CDS encoding 2-dehydropantoate 2-reductase — protein MTEGRTLRVLVFGAGPLGSLFASRLVDAGHDVTVLARGKRLEDIKQHGIVLQDDVSGCLTTTRVNTTDSLNPDDYYDLIMVVMRFNQALQILPVLSANRATQNILFMMNNALGPKPMIDAVGAERAMLGFPLPGGERNGHIMKIMHLNSKMEWTIPIGDADGKIRPRTRMIAAELGALQGYKTQLRKDMDSWLKFHAALLMPGFAPALYATGLDLERFARTRNAQVLAVRAMRESLNALVKCGYRETPAAVKLIRFIPEPLMIGLFTLLSKFFRREMQTGAVGHAAAARDELKTITDDLRRLWKEKGITNPSVEMLYKYFDPETPLMEDGASGIKPKWAELVFPLVFGALAVQQIVYLIIKLRSRRRCSKCC, from the coding sequence ATGACAGAGGGAAGAACATTGAGGGTATTGGTTTTCGGAGCGGGACCTTTGGGCAGTTTATTCGCGTCACGTCTGGTGGATGCTGGGCATGATGTAACTGTTTTGGCGAGAGGCAAAAGGCTGGAGGATATAAAGCAGCACGGTATAGTTCTTCAGGATGATGTCTCCGGGTGCCTGACCACAACCAGGGTTAACACAACCGACTCTCTCAACCCCGATGATTACTATGATCTGATAATGGTGGTCATGCGCTTTAATCAGGCTCTTCAAATCCTGCCGGTTCTCTCTGCAAACAGGGCAACTCAGAACATCCTTTTTATGATGAATAATGCTCTTGGCCCCAAGCCGATGATCGATGCGGTAGGAGCTGAGCGGGCAATGCTGGGTTTCCCGCTGCCAGGGGGAGAGCGAAATGGTCATATAATGAAAATTATGCATCTCAACTCCAAAATGGAATGGACAATTCCCATTGGAGATGCAGACGGGAAAATTCGTCCAAGAACCAGAATGATTGCTGCAGAGCTTGGAGCCTTGCAGGGATACAAAACACAGCTTCGTAAAGATATGGACTCCTGGCTGAAATTCCATGCTGCACTTTTAATGCCAGGTTTTGCCCCTGCGCTATATGCTACCGGTTTGGATCTTGAACGTTTTGCACGTACCCGTAATGCGCAGGTACTTGCGGTAAGGGCGATGAGGGAATCTCTGAACGCTCTCGTGAAATGCGGGTACAGGGAAACTCCTGCTGCAGTAAAGCTGATCAGATTTATACCTGAACCTCTGATGATCGGATTGTTTACGCTCCTGAGCAAATTTTTCAGACGCGAAATGCAGACCGGAGCTGTTGGGCATGCTGCAGCTGCAAGGGATGAATTGAAGACAATTACTGATGATCTGCGCAGGTTATGGAAAGAGAAAGGTATCACCAACCCAAGTGTTGAAATGCTTTACAAGTATTTTGATCCGGAGACACCTCTAATGGAGGATGGGGCAAGTGGTATAAAGCCCAAATGGGCGGAGTTGGTTTTCCCTCTTGTGTTTGGCGCACTCGCTGTGCAACAAATTGTCTATCTTATAATCAAATTGAGATCACGGAGGAGATGCTCCAAATGTTGCTGA
- a CDS encoding O-acetylhomoserine sulfhydrylase produces MRDETKCLHSGYTPENGGPRVMPIVQSTTYVFDSTERIGELFDMPTAHMYSRFSNPTVEAVEKKIADLEGGIGAMCTSSGQAASLFSILNICKCGDSFISTSTIYGGTVNLFAVTLKKFGIECIFVDADADEETIQKAFKPNTKAVFGETLANPALSVLDIEKIARVAHKNSVPLIIDNTFATPVLCKPIEYGADIVIHSTSKYMDGHALQVGGVIVDSGNFDWKNGKFPEFTQPDESYHGIVYTEVFGNMAYIVKARMQLMRDLGAYPSAHSAFLLNLGLETLPVRMERYCDNALKVAHYLLNSPKIESVKYAGLKGDKYYSLAQKYLPKGACGVISFIIKGGKETAVKFMDGLKLASNEVHVADIRTCVLHPASATHRQLTDEQLVAAGVDPGLIRFSVGLENIDDIIEDLEQSLRRV; encoded by the coding sequence ATGAGAGATGAAACAAAATGTTTACATTCCGGATACACACCTGAAAACGGCGGACCAAGGGTGATGCCTATAGTTCAGAGCACTACTTACGTATTTGATTCCACTGAAAGGATCGGGGAACTCTTTGATATGCCAACTGCCCATATGTATTCGAGATTTTCAAATCCTACGGTAGAAGCTGTAGAGAAGAAAATTGCTGATCTGGAGGGTGGAATAGGGGCAATGTGCACTTCTTCGGGGCAGGCTGCATCCCTTTTTTCGATATTGAATATATGTAAATGTGGTGATAGTTTTATAAGCACCTCTACAATTTATGGAGGAACAGTTAACCTTTTTGCCGTTACCTTAAAGAAATTTGGGATAGAGTGTATCTTTGTTGATGCAGATGCAGATGAAGAAACAATACAGAAAGCATTTAAGCCCAACACAAAAGCGGTATTCGGAGAAACCCTTGCCAATCCCGCATTATCTGTACTGGATATAGAAAAAATTGCACGGGTAGCACACAAAAACAGTGTCCCACTGATAATAGATAATACTTTTGCCACTCCTGTTCTGTGTAAACCAATTGAGTATGGGGCAGATATCGTGATTCATTCTACTTCCAAATATATGGATGGGCACGCGCTACAGGTAGGGGGAGTGATTGTTGACAGTGGCAATTTCGACTGGAAGAACGGAAAATTTCCTGAATTCACACAACCTGATGAGTCTTATCATGGTATAGTTTATACTGAAGTTTTTGGAAACATGGCTTATATTGTAAAGGCACGCATGCAGCTAATGAGGGATCTTGGGGCATACCCATCTGCTCACTCTGCCTTTTTGCTTAACCTGGGGCTTGAGACATTGCCGGTTCGCATGGAAAGATACTGTGACAACGCACTAAAAGTAGCACACTATCTTCTGAATTCCCCAAAAATCGAATCTGTGAAATATGCGGGACTCAAGGGGGACAAATACTATAGTTTGGCTCAGAAGTATCTGCCAAAAGGAGCCTGTGGGGTCATTTCTTTCATTATAAAAGGGGGGAAAGAGACTGCAGTAAAATTCATGGATGGGCTGAAACTGGCATCCAATGAGGTACATGTGGCAGATATAAGGACCTGTGTGCTGCACCCTGCAAGTGCAACACATCGCCAACTTACTGATGAGCAGCTTGTGGCTGCAGGAGTTGATCCAGGGCTTATAAGATTCTCGGTTGGGCTTGAGAACATAGACGATATAATTGAGGATCTGGAACAGAGTCTCAGGAGAGTCTGA